One genomic region from Streptomyces sp. Li-HN-5-11 encodes:
- a CDS encoding oxidoreductase produces the protein MNKVWLVTGASSGLGRAIAEAAVAAGDVVVGAARRPEALDDLVAAHPDQVEALRLDVTDTTAAEAAVRDVVARHGRVDVLVNNAGRGHVGAMEETTEDELRALFDLHVFGPAALVRAVLPHMRARRSGAIVQMSSMGGQLSYPGFSAYSGTKFALEGMSEALAGEVAEHGVKVVIVEPGAFRTSLYDGTSASADSGAYADSVTGTRAVVSAGFDDRAGDPAKAAAVILDAVAADRPPLHLPLGEDSVTAILDHMDRVRADITAWEKRTRATAFTD, from the coding sequence ATGAACAAGGTATGGCTGGTGACAGGCGCGAGCAGCGGCCTCGGCCGGGCGATCGCCGAAGCGGCGGTGGCCGCCGGGGACGTGGTGGTGGGCGCCGCACGACGGCCGGAGGCGCTCGACGACCTCGTCGCCGCCCACCCCGACCAGGTCGAGGCGCTGCGGCTGGACGTCACCGACACCACCGCCGCCGAAGCGGCCGTACGGGACGTGGTGGCGCGCCACGGGCGCGTCGACGTGCTGGTCAACAACGCGGGCCGGGGCCACGTCGGCGCCATGGAGGAGACGACCGAGGACGAGTTGCGCGCCCTGTTCGACCTGCACGTCTTCGGTCCCGCGGCCCTGGTCCGGGCCGTGCTGCCGCACATGCGCGCGCGGAGGTCGGGCGCGATCGTCCAGATGAGCAGCATGGGCGGGCAGCTGTCCTACCCCGGCTTCTCGGCGTACAGCGGAACGAAGTTCGCCCTGGAGGGCATGTCCGAGGCACTCGCCGGCGAGGTGGCGGAGCACGGCGTCAAGGTGGTGATCGTGGAGCCCGGAGCCTTCCGCACCTCCCTCTACGACGGGACCAGCGCGAGCGCGGACAGCGGCGCCTACGCGGACAGCGTGACCGGCACCCGCGCCGTGGTCTCCGCCGGTTTCGACGACCGGGCCGGAGACCCCGCCAAGGCGGCGGCGGTCATCCTGGACGCGGTGGCCGCCGACCGCCCGCCGCTGCACCTCCCGCTGGGCGAGGACAGCGTCACCGCGATCCTCGATCACATGGACCGCGTCCGCGCGGACATCACCGCCTGGGAGAAGCGCACCCGGGCCACCGCGTTCACCGACTGA
- a CDS encoding LysR family transcriptional regulator, translating into MVMTTDVHVRDLRYFLTVAEELHFTRAAERLYVSQPALSKQIRALERQVGVSLFRRGTRGVSLTEAGEALLPHARRVLAAWTEGEAAVAEARTAQRSTLAVGMSTSPGRGGLLPAIRSRFTAAQPRASVRLRQVSWDDPTAGLADGSADVAFVWLPLPDAARYAWTVVAEEPRLVALPGTHPLATRAEIDFTELADEPFLALPAATGVLRDHWLALDARGGRPPRIGAEVASTEETYEALVAGLGVCLVAVGNAPLITLGGVVTRPVRGIGPSRYALAWRKEDAERPLVRAYVEACRRATDAR; encoded by the coding sequence ATGGTTATGACGACGGACGTTCATGTGCGAGATCTGCGCTACTTCCTGACGGTGGCCGAGGAACTGCACTTCACGCGCGCGGCCGAGCGGCTGTACGTGTCGCAACCCGCGCTGAGCAAACAGATCCGGGCGCTGGAGCGGCAGGTCGGCGTGTCACTGTTCCGGCGCGGGACACGGGGTGTCTCGCTCACCGAGGCCGGTGAGGCGTTGCTGCCGCACGCGCGGCGGGTGCTGGCCGCCTGGACGGAGGGCGAGGCGGCCGTGGCGGAGGCGCGCACGGCGCAGCGCAGCACCCTGGCGGTCGGCATGAGCACCAGCCCGGGGCGCGGTGGTCTGCTGCCGGCGATCCGCTCCCGGTTCACGGCCGCCCAGCCGCGGGCGTCCGTAAGGCTGCGCCAGGTGAGCTGGGACGACCCGACCGCGGGCCTCGCGGACGGGTCCGCGGACGTCGCCTTCGTCTGGCTGCCGCTGCCCGACGCGGCCCGCTACGCGTGGACGGTGGTCGCCGAGGAGCCGCGGCTGGTCGCTCTGCCCGGCACGCACCCGCTCGCCACGCGCGCGGAGATCGACTTCACGGAGCTGGCCGACGAGCCGTTCCTGGCGCTGCCGGCCGCCACCGGTGTGCTGCGCGACCACTGGCTCGCCCTGGACGCCCGGGGCGGCCGGCCGCCGCGCATCGGCGCGGAGGTGGCGAGCACCGAGGAGACCTACGAGGCGCTGGTCGCGGGACTCGGTGTCTGTCTGGTCGCCGTCGGCAACGCCCCCTTGATCACCCTCGGCGGCGTCGTCACGCGCCCGGTGCGCGGCATCGGCCCCAGCCGGTACGCCCTGGCCTGGCGCAAGGAGGACGCGGAACGGCCCCTGGTCCGGGCGTACGTCGAGGCCTGCCGACGGGCGACGGACGCGAGGTGA
- a CDS encoding RICIN domain-containing protein encodes MSKQAPHHPVGRWRRGAAAFLALLGGLAALLLPATEAHAATVSFTTGAARTDQNGNTLQLHGLGIIKVGNTWYGFGEDKTGETSADTSFQDIPCYTSTDLANWTYQGVALAKQSSGDLGPSRVVERPKVIYNASTSTYVMYMHIDSTNYSEAKVGVATSSTPCGPYTYRGSFRPLGNLSRDLGLFQDTDGTAYLLSEDRNNGLRIDKLSADYLSVDSAVAVLGGSGSNSVEAPAMVKINGTYYVFGSHLTGWSLNDNIYATATSLSGPWSAFRNFAAPGTHTYGSQTANIITVQGTSGTTYIYAGDRWDTSDLGSSKLIWLPLTIRGTTVNLGQYPTWSLDTSAGTWTAGSGIPSEGVHTLKNGNSSLLMDVSSGSTANGAKIIQWPSNGGTNQQWTLTRVADNVYTLKSVKSGLCLDVPNQSATTGVQLQQWTCNGGANQQWFLDLVGSYTGSTYMLAGVGSDLDIGTAGASTSQGAAVDQETGTGATSQQWGLS; translated from the coding sequence ATGTCCAAACAAGCACCCCACCACCCCGTCGGCAGATGGCGGCGCGGAGCGGCAGCCTTCCTGGCACTTCTCGGCGGCCTCGCCGCGCTGCTGCTCCCGGCGACCGAGGCACACGCGGCCACGGTGTCCTTCACGACGGGCGCCGCACGGACCGACCAGAACGGCAACACCCTCCAGCTGCACGGCCTCGGCATCATCAAGGTGGGCAACACCTGGTACGGCTTCGGGGAGGACAAGACCGGCGAGACCTCGGCGGACACGTCGTTCCAGGACATCCCCTGCTACACGTCGACCGACCTGGCCAACTGGACCTACCAGGGCGTCGCGCTGGCCAAGCAGAGCAGCGGCGACCTGGGGCCCAGCCGCGTCGTGGAGCGGCCGAAGGTCATCTACAACGCGTCGACCAGCACGTACGTGATGTACATGCACATCGACAGCACCAACTACTCCGAGGCCAAGGTCGGTGTGGCCACCAGCAGCACCCCCTGCGGCCCGTACACCTACCGGGGGAGCTTCCGGCCGCTGGGCAACCTCAGCCGTGACCTCGGCCTGTTCCAGGACACCGACGGCACCGCCTACCTGCTGAGCGAGGACCGCAACAACGGCCTGCGCATCGACAAGCTGTCCGCCGACTACCTCTCCGTCGACAGCGCGGTGGCGGTCCTGGGCGGCAGCGGCAGCAACAGCGTCGAGGCCCCCGCCATGGTGAAGATCAACGGCACGTACTACGTGTTCGGCTCCCACCTCACCGGGTGGAGCCTGAACGACAACATCTACGCCACCGCCACCTCGCTCAGTGGCCCCTGGTCGGCGTTCCGGAACTTCGCCGCTCCCGGCACCCACACCTACGGCAGCCAGACGGCGAACATCATCACCGTCCAGGGCACCTCCGGCACCACCTACATCTACGCCGGCGACCGCTGGGACACCTCCGACCTGGGCTCGTCCAAGCTGATCTGGCTGCCGCTGACCATCAGGGGCACGACGGTGAACCTCGGCCAGTACCCCACCTGGTCGCTCGACACCTCCGCGGGCACCTGGACGGCCGGCAGCGGGATCCCCTCCGAGGGCGTCCACACCCTGAAGAACGGCAACAGCTCCCTGCTGATGGACGTCTCCAGTGGCTCCACCGCCAACGGCGCCAAGATCATCCAGTGGCCGTCCAACGGCGGCACCAACCAGCAGTGGACCCTCACCCGGGTCGCGGACAACGTCTACACGCTGAAGAGCGTGAAGAGCGGTCTGTGCCTGGACGTGCCCAACCAGTCGGCCACCACCGGCGTCCAGCTCCAGCAGTGGACCTGCAACGGTGGCGCCAACCAGCAGTGGTTCCTCGACCTGGTCGGCAGCTACACCGGCAGCACGTACATGCTCGCCGGTGTGGGCAGCGACCTGGACATCGGCACCGCGGGCGCGTCGACGAGCCAGGGAGCGGCGGTGGACCAGGAGACCGGCACCGGCGCCACGAGCCAGCAATGGGGTCTTTCCTGA